CGGTACCACCACGTCCTCGACCCGAGGACGGGACAGCCCGCCCACGGCCTTCAGTCGCTCACCGTAGCAGGCAGGCTCTCGGGCCTTGCAAGCGACATCCTGTCGACCGCACTGTTCGTCCGAGGAGCGCGCGGAGCGCTCGCCTACGCACGCGAGCGCTCCGTCTCGGTCTGGCTCATCGACGCTTCCGGCCGTGTCGCGACGCACGACGGCGCAGCCTCCTCGGGCGTGACGATCCGCAGCGCGGACACGCCTTAGACGAACTGCTTCACGAGGTCGTAGATGACGGGCATCTCGTAGTACTCGCCCTGCCACGCCTTGATGATGCCGAGGATAGCGAACACGAGCACCGCGAGGCTGACGAGCGGACCGGCGATCCAGCCGATGACCGGTATGGCCAAGACGATCTGCGCGACGATCCCCACAACGGCAAGGCCGAGCGCCTGGACCGCGTGGAGCCGCAGCCACTTCTCGTTCTTGTACGGCTCGATGAGGATCGCGATGATCGCCACGATGCCCGTCAAATAGCCGAGGACCGCGAGGATCTTGCTCGTGTCGCTCTCGGGGCCTGGACGGCCCTCAGCGGACGGCCCGGGAACCTGGTTGACTTCGTCTGACATGGCGCTCCCCTTCTCTCGGTGTCCCTCCTGGCGCTGCGCGCCTCGTTTGCAGTATATGCCCCACGCTGCTAGAATCCCAGCGGAGCGCCTTCCGGCGGACGGACACGACCTCCCCCCGGAGGAGATGCAGCATGAGACACAGACGCGCTTTCATCTCGCTCGTCGTCCTGTCACTCCTTGCGACGCTGACGGCTTCTCCTCTCGCGCACGCGTACACGAAAGACGACCTGGAGGCGCACCAGAAGGCCGCTGAAGAGGCGCGCAAAGCAGCAGCCGCGGCCGAGGCGCGCGCGAAAGACCTCGCGAGCCAGATCGACGGGCTCGAAGAGCGCATGGCCAGGATTGAGGCCGACATCGCTGGGCTCGCCGATGACATCGAGCGTGCGACTGAGCGCACGAACCGCCTGAACGCCGAAGTCACGGACTTGCGCACGCAGGTTGCGGCCAAAGAGTCCGAGATCGCGTCCGTGCAGGCCGAGTACGACCGCACGAGCGCGCTCCTCGCGCAACGGCTCCAGGAGACCTACAAGCAAGGCGAGCTGTTCTTCGTGCAGTTCCTGCTCGACGCACAAAGCATCGAGGACCTTCTTGCCAGGACCTCCCTCGTCGAGCGCGTGATCCGCGACAACCAGCAGACAGCTGCCGAGCTCGAAGACACGCAGCACCGGTTGGAGGCCGCGAAGACCGAGCTCGCACGCACGCTCGAAGCGGTCGACCTCAAGCGGAAAGAAGCCGCTGCGGAGGAGAAGCGGCTGCGCGACCTCCGCGCGCAGCACCGGGCTCGCCTCGCTGAACAAGAGGCCGTCAAGCGCCAGAAGGCCGACCTGATGGCGAAGAACAAGGCGGAGGCCGAGCGGCTGCGCAAGCTCGCGGAGGAAGAGGAGGCCGAGTCCCAGCGCATCGCCGCCGAGCTCTACGGCCACGGCTCAGGCCGATTCGCCGGCGTGATGGCGTGGCCGGTTCCGGGCTTCTACCGCATCTCGTCGCCCTTCGGATACCGGATCCACCCGATCCTCGGCGTCCGGAAGCTCCACACCGGCATCGACATCGGGCGGGACCTCGACCCGCCGCGCTCCATCGACGGCGCCACCATCGTGGCCGCGGGCGGAGGCACGGTGATCTACGCCGGGTACCGGGGCGGCTACGGCAACACCATCATCATCGACCACGGAGACGGTGTCGCGACGCTGTACGCGCACCAGCGGAGCGGCTCGTTCCGCGTGGGCGTCGGTGACCGCGTGACCAAGGGCCAGGCGATCGGAGCCGTCGGAAGCACCGGGCTGTCCACCGGTCCGCACCTGCACTTCGAGGTGCGCATCAACGGCACTCCGGTCGACCCCATGCCGTACCTGCGCTAGAGGAGCCGCTCGGCGCGGCTACGAGCCGTTGAACTCCTGCATGGCCGCTTCCGGGCCGTGCTCGACGACGTACATCACGGCAGCCGCAGCGTGCGGCACCGCTCCTGCGATGCGTTCAGCTGCGTCGCCACGCATGGGCTCCAGCACGAAATCCGCCGGGTCTTGACGTCCCGGAGGCCTCCCGATGCCCAGACGGACGCGCACGAATTCGCCCGTGCCGATCGTCTCGACGATCGACCGCAGCCCGTTGTGGCCGCCGTGGCCACCGCCGCGCTTCACGCGCACGACCGCTTCGGGCAGATCGAGATCGTCGTGGACCACGATCGTGTCTGCGACCGTGGCGTCGTACCGCTCGAGCAGCCGCTTCACGGCGCTGCCCGAGCGGTTCATGTACGTTTGCGGCTTCGCAAGGATGAGCTCGCGGTCGTCGAGCCGCACCACGCCCACGCGCGCGCCGCACTCCTCACGCCAGTACGACACGCCCAGGTTCTCGGCGAGCAGGTCGACCACCATGAAGCCCGCGTTGTGCCGTGTGCGCGCGTACTCCTCGCCAGGGTTTCCCAGCCCCACGATGAGGCGAGCCATCTGGCGGCGCTACTCCTCTTCCGCGGCCTTGCCGATGACCTCGGGCTCGGCGGCCTCCGCAGCTGCCTCTTCCTCGGCCTCGACGCCCTTCTGCGGCGTGGTGACCGAGCAGACGATCCCTTCGGGGTCGTCCAGGATGGTCACGCCTGCGGGCGGCTGCAGGTCGCGCACGTGCAGCGAGTCGCCCACCTCGAGCCCCGTGGTGTCGACGTCGACGTGCTCAGGCAGATCGGCAGGAAGCGCCTCGATGTGGACTTCGCGAAGCTCGTGCAGCATGACGCCGCCAGCCTTCTCGCCTGCTGAGGGACCGATGAAGTTCAGCGGCACCACGGTGGTGACCGGCTGGTTCATCTTGATCGCCCAGAAGTCGACGTGCAGGAGCGTGCCTTTCACCGGATCGTGAGCGATCTCTTTGATCATCGCATTGACCGGCTTGTGGCCGTCCACAGACAGCTTGAAGAGCGTCGCGGTCACGGCCTCACGGGACGCGATCTGCTCGAAGTCGTGCCGATCGAGCTGGATCGGCTTGGAACCGACGCTGGTGCCGTACAGCACCGCGGGGAGCTTGCCTTCCCGCGCAAGTGCTTTGGCGCTCTTGCCGATCCTGGTGCGCGACTCAGCAGCGATCTCGATGGTCTCAGTCATGTCTCCGACAACCTCCTCGTATCATCGCAACCGCGTGGCTGCTACAGCTGGAAATCGGGATCGAACAGCTCCGACACCGACTCGTCGTTGTATACGTTCTGGATGGCGTGAGCGAACAGAGGCGCCACCGACAGCACCCGGATCTTGCCGTGGCGACGCTCCTCGGGAACCGGCATGGTGTTGGTCACCACAACTTCTTGGATCGGCGCAGAATCGATGCGGTCGTACGCAGGCGGCGAGAAGATGCCGTGCGTCGCGGCGACGTACACCGCCACCGCCCCTTTGTTCACGAGAGCGCGAGCGCCTTCGGTGACCGAGCCAGCCGTGTCGATCATGTCGTCGGCGATGATGCAGGTCTTGCCCTCGACTTCTCCGATGACGTGCGTGATTTCGGCGACGTTGTGCTCTGGACGACCCTTGTGCATGATGGCGAGCGACGCACCGAGCATGTCGGCGAGCTTCTTGCATACCTTCACACGGCCTACGTCCGGAGAGACGATCGTCAGGTTCTCCAGATTCAGGCTCTCGAAGTAGTCGGCGAGGATCGGCAGCGCCGTGAGGTGGTTCACCGGCTGATTGAAGAAGCCTTGGATCTGCCCCTGGTGCAGGTCCATCGCGATGACGCGATCGACGCCAGCGACCGTGAGCAGGTCCGCCACGAGCTTCGCGGTGATGGGCTCGCGGGCCGCCGACTTCTTGTCCTGCCGGGCGTACGCGTAGTGTGGGATGACGGCCGTGATCGTGCGTGCGCTCGCACGCTTCGCGGCGTCCACCATGATGAGCAGCTCCATGATCGACGCGTTCACGGGCTGGCACATCGACTGCACGAGAAAGACGTCGGCTCCGCGCACGCTCTCGAGGTAGCGCACGTAGATCTCGCCGTTGGCGAACTTCGATATCTTGATGTTGCCGAGCTCGATTCCGAGGTGCTTGACGATGCCTTCTGCGAGCTCCCTGTTGTGGGTGCCCGAGAACACCATCATCCGCTTGCCGCTCTCGCCCATCAGCGTCCGCTCCTATTCGTCGTCGCTCTGCTCACGCCTGCGCTTCGCCCAACCGTCGATCACGCGCTGCTCCGACCGCTCCACCGCAAGCGCGTCGGCCGGAACGTCGCGGGTGATCGCGCTGCCCGCTCCCGTGACGGCTCCTGCGCCGATGCGGACCGGCGCCACGAGCATCGTGTCCGAGCCGATGAACGCCCCGTCTTCGATGACGGTCCGGTGCTTCGAGCGGCCATCGTAGTTACACGTTATCGTACCCGCGCCGACGTTCACACCGACGCCGATCTCGGCATCGCCGATGTACGAGAGGTGTGGCACCTTGCTCCTCTCGCCCACGATGGAGTTCTTGATCTCGACGCTCGTGCCCACCTTCGCGCCCGGTCGCACGACCGTGCCTGGCCGCAGATAGGCACGCGGACCGATGCGCGCGCCCTCGCACACGCACGAGCCTGTGACGATGGAGCTGTCCACCACGGCGTCCGGGCCGACCACCGAGTCGACGATCCGGGTGTCTGGGCCGATGGCGCAGCCCTCGCTCACAGTCGTCTCGCCCAGCAGGAAGGTCATCGGCTCGAGCGTCACGTCCCGCGCCAGCGTCACGCGCGGGCCGATCCACACGAGGTCCGGGTCGGTCATGGTCACGCCAGCGAGCATGTGCGCGCGGTTGATGCGGCGCTGCATGACCTTCGCGGCCTCCGCAAGCTGGACGCGGGTATTGATGCCGAGCGTCTCGAGCGGATCGGCAGCCGCCATCGCCACCACCGGCAGGTCTTCGCGGCGGAGCAGCTCAAGGACGTCGGTGAGGTAGAACTCCCCCTGGGCGTTCGCGTTGTCGAGCTTGTGGACGTGCTCGAACAGGACGCGGGCGTCGAAGCAGTAGAAGCCCGTGTTCACCTCGCGGATCGCGCGTTCCTCGTCGCTCGCATCCTTCTCCTCGACGATGCGCGAAAGCCCGCCCGACTCGTCGCGCACGATGCGCCCGTAACCCGCTGGGTCCTCCAGCACCGCCGTGAGCACCGCGGCCGCCGCTCCCGACGATTCGCGAGCGGCCACCAAAGCACGCACGGTGTCTGCTGTGATGAGCGGCGAGTCGCCCGAGAGCACGACGAGCGAGCCGTCGGCGCCGGCGAAAGCGGCCTCCGCACACTGCACCGCATGGCCGGTACCGAGCTGCCGTTCCTGGCGGACGGTCGTCACGTCTTCCAGCAGCGGCTCGACCACCTCAGCGCCGTGACCGGTGACGACCACGACAGGATCGCATCCGCCGCCCCGGGCCGCCTCGACCACGTACCGCACCAGAGGAACGCCCAGGATCTCGTGCGCGACCTTAGGGAGACGGGACCGCATCCGTGTGCCCTCGCCTGCGGCGAGGATCAGAGCCGACGCGCCCATTCGCACCTTCCGTGTGGGTCCGACGATGAAGCCAGCTGGCTGGGGCGGTAGGATTCGAACCTACGATCGAGGATCCAAAGTCCCCTGCCTTGCCGCTTGGCTACGCCCCAGCGCTTGCGCGAGCGCGCATCTGCGCGCGCATGGCGAGCGCACGGAGTATACCACACGGCCAGGCCGGAGCCGTGGCTCAGCTCACGCTCTCGAGCGCCTGCGCGGCGGCCCGGAAGGCCTCGATGCCGCCTTCGGCTGCGAACTGCTGGAGCACTGCGTCTTGGATCATCTGCCGGGTCTCCGTGTTGATCGGATGGCAGATGTCGCGGAACTCCCCGCTCGGCAGTTTCCGGGACGGCATCGCGACGAAGAGCCCCTTGTCGCCGTTGACCACCCTCAGGTCGTGGATGACGAACTCGTCATCGATGACGATGCTCGCGATGGCGCACACCTTGTTCATCGCGACAGGACGCAGCGTGACCTTCGTGACTCTCATGCGATCTCCCTTTGCATGGCCCCTACACAACGAGTTTCGCCGGCTCAGGGAGAATCCCTGCATGTTTGAGATACGGCTCACACGGTCGAGACCACACGCACGCCTTCAGGCGAGGCTCCGCACGAGCGCGCCCACCAGCCGGCCGCGCGGGCGTCGCTCTCGACGCGCTCCGCCGCGACCGCAGACGCGCACAGCCCGAAGACGCACGATCCGCTCCCGGTGACCGCAGCCCCGAGCACGCCGGGCAGCGAGGACAACCACGCCTCGACCTCGCCGACGCTCGGCACGAGCGCCTTTGCGGCCTCGGCAAGGTCGTTGTGAAGCAACCCGGCCGCTCCTTGAACGTCGCCTGCCTGAAGAGCGCGCAGAAGCGGCTCGGGACCCGGGGCCGGCGGGCTCAGGAGCCGGTCGTGGAGTGCGTACGCGGCCCCGGTCGGAACTGGCTCGCCAGCGGTGATCACGACCAGGTGCATCTCAGGAGTCGGAAGGTCACGCACGCGCACGTCGCCTTTGCCTGCGTACAGCGCCGTCCCGCCTCCAAGGAAGAACGGCACGTCCGCACCGAGCGAGCGCGCGCAGCGGAGCACGACCTCGCTTCTCGGGTCGACGCCCCACAGCACGCTCGCGCCCACGAGCACGGCGGCCGCGTCCGCGCTGGCGCCCCCGAGGCCGCCCCCGGCGGGGATGCGCTTCTCGATGGCGATGCGCACAGGCAAGGAGGCGCCCGTGGCCTCCGAAAGCATCTTGGCAGCCTTCAGCGCGAGGTTCTCTGATGGAGGCACTCCTGCGTCAGGGCGCATCTCGATCGAGAAGCGATCGGCCGCTTCGACCTCGACGGTGTCCGAGAGCCGGTCGTCCAGCGCCTGGAACACGGTGACGAGCTCGTGGTACCCGTCGTCAGTGCGCGCCCCGACGGCCAGGTACAGGTTCACCTTGGCAGGAGCGACGAGTGCGACCCGCTCAGGCACAGAACGCCTTCCGAAGATCAGGCCGGCCCGATGCGGCCGAAGCCCTCAGTTCATCCAAGGGAAGAGGCACTCGCCCGTCTCGCAGTGCGTGAGCTCAACGGTGCCGGTGAGGATGTCCACGTAGCTGTAGGAGACGCGAGCCGTTCTTCCGCGCTTCTCGTCGATCCGCAAGACGAACAGGCTCGGATGCGTCTGCTCCAGCGTGGCCTCGCGCTCGAACACCTTTGAGCGGCCCATGTTCGCCTTGAGACGGACGCGCTGGCCGGTGAGGTTCTCGAGATCGCTCTTGATCCGCCCCACGACCTCGAGCTGGTTCATAGACTCCATGAGACTCCTCCTCAAGTGGAGGTAACCTTACCATAATCGGCTGGAAAACTCAAGGTAAGAGGCCGTGAAGCCGCAGCGTCCGGCCCATCCGGACGAACGCCTCCGGCGGGAACGTCTCGGCGCGTGCAAGCGGATCGAGGCCCTCGGCCACCAACGCCTCGACGACTGCATCGGGGGGAGTGCCGAGCCACCCAGCGATGGCGTTGCGGACGGTCTTGCGCCGCTGCGAGAAGGCGGCCTCTGCTGCGGCACAGCCGATGGCGACATCGTCGGCCGACCACGCGCGCACGCGGTCAAGCCGAATCACGGCCGAGTCGACCCGCGGGGGCGGCAGGAAGCACGCACGCGGCACCGCGAACCGGCCCGCAGGTCTCGCGTGCAGGTGGAGCTTCACCGTGTACGCGCCATACGACCTCGTCCCAGGTGCGGCCGCCATCCGGTCCGCAACTTCCGCTTGCACCATCACGGTCACAGATTCCAGCGATTCCACCTCGCTGAAGAAGCGGAGCACCACTGTTGCAGCTACCGAGTACGGAAGGTTCGCCACCATCACGTCCGGGAGGGCTCCCGACACGTCAGCCAACATCTCTGCTGCGACCTGGACCGCATCGGCATACACCACCCGGACGTTCGGCCACGTCTGCTCGATCTCGCGCAGAGCAGGGGCGAGCGCCTCGTCCCGCTCGATGGCGACCACGCTGCGCGTCCGCGCCGCGAGCGCGCACGTGAGCGTCCCGATGCCAGGGCCGACCTCGAGCACTCGCTCTTCGCCGGTGAGCGCGGCAAGCTCGAGGATCCGCCCGACGACGTTGTCGTCGATCAAGAAGTGCTGTCCGAGGCGCTTGCGTGTGGCCAGACCGTGGCGCTGCAGCACCGCGATCGTGGCTGACGGCGAAGCCAGCGAGGAGAACGGCATGCCGCCCTACTCGAGGATGGTGATGGTGACGCTGCGGCGGCCCCAGGCGCGCGCTGCTTTGAGCGCGGCGCTCTGACCGCCCTTCCAGAAGCAGACGTCGATGCGAGCGCCCTTGATCGCGCCGCCCGTATCGGCCGCGACCGCGTACCCGTACCCAGGCACGTACAGCTTCGTGCCGAGCGGGATCACCTTCGGATCCACCGCCACGATGCCCCAACCGTCCGGGACGTCGTACGCGCGGAGCCTCCGCTCGATGACGCGAAGTCCGCCGCAGCCGGCGTCCCAGGGCGTGTACGCGGTGGAGACGACGGCGATCCTGCTTCCGTCGATGGGAGGCTTCGCAGACCGCGTGGCGGGCGCCACCGGGGCTATCGCCACGATGGACGGCCGCCGCTTCGGCTTTTTCGTCCCGACGAGCACGACACGCGGCGTCGGCTCGACAACCACCGTCTCACCGCGAACGTACTTCGCCCGCTCGACGTCGCCGACGACCAACACTTCGTACAGCCGGATCGCTCGACCGGGAGCGCCCTCCGCGATGACCTTGCGGACGCCCTGCGGGAGGCTCGCGTCCTCGCGCTCGATGGTGTCGAACGGAACCGACACCTCTTCTTGACGCAGGCGGACGAACACGTCGCGCGCGGTGATGGTCATCCCGTCTTCGAGCGGTGTGTCGACGTCAGGAACGACCTCAAGACCTATCGAGGGATCCAGCCCCGCCGCGACCAGCGCGTCGGCCACGTTCGTACCGACGACGTCGAGGGGAAGCTGCTCGCCGTTGCAGTCGATCGTGACGGCATGGGCGTGACGGACGACGACCGTGATGCCGTCCGAGACGGTCTCGCTGAGCCCCGGAGACACCACATCGTTCTCGTCCACGGGGATATCTGCCTCTTCGAGCAGCTCCCGGATGGTCGATGCGCTCGTCCTCAGGTATATCGGATCGCCGTCGACGAAGACGGTCGCTCCACGCCTGGCCCAGGCGAACCCGGTTGTGATCAGTGGTACGACGAGGACTGCAATGAGTGCTATGACGACTGACGGGGTCTTCAGGTGATGGGCCGGCTTGCCCGGCTTGCCCATAGAACCCTTTCGTGTCGGCTGCATTACGGTCCGTCAACGGAACGGACACTCGGCCATTATAGCGGAACACGGCGCCCCGTCGAACGACCCCGCTTTCCGGTCGTGTGTTTCCGAGAAGCGGCCTGCTACGCGGTTCCGGCGGTCCCCCGGAGCACGCGCGCGGCCAGCGCGCGACCGGCGGCGCGAGCGCGCTCGACCATCTCTGGGGCGTGGCCGAGGTCGTCTGGGGCGTCAAGGCCTATGAACCGCTCGCGCACCTCGACGGCGAAGCCGCACACCTGGAGCACGCTTGCGAGCGTGGCCTCGGCGCCCTGCGTTCCGAACGGGTCGCCGCCAGCGCCCACCAGCAAGAAGCCTCCCGGCCGTTTGGGACTGCGCGGTTGGCCGAGCCGGTAGGTCTTCGCCCAGCACGGTTGCATCCGATCGAGCACGCCTTTCAGCACAGCCGGAACCCCGGCGAAGTACACGGGGCTCGCGATGACGAACGCGTCCGCACGAGCGATACGCGCAAGGAGATCGGATGCGTCGTCCTCGTGCACGCACGCCCCCGTGAAAGCGCACGCACCGCACCCGTCGCAGTACGCGAATCGCAGGTCGCGCGCAGCGATCCGCTCCGTGGCCAGCCCTGATGAGGCCGCGGCTTCAAGGAACGCGTCGAGCAGCCGGTCGCTGTTCCCGCCTGCCCGAGGGCTTCCGGCAAGCCCGATGAGCACCGGAGCGCTCATGACGCCCCCTCGGCCTTGAACAGCCGCGCAGCATTCGCGTAGACGGCGTTCGCGACGGCCTCAGGCTGCACGCCGCGGGCCGCTGCAACGACCCGCACGACCTGCGTGACGAGCGCGGGCTCGTTCGTGCGGCCGCGGAACGGCTCGGGCGCGAGGAAGGGGCAGTCGGTCTCGACGAGCAGGCGCTCGACGGGCACGACCGCCGCCGCTTCCCTTACCTTGTCGGCCTTCTTGAAGGTCGTGACGCCTGCGAACGAGATCCAACACCCGAGTTCCAAGAAGCGCTCCGCCGTGGCCACATCTTCGGTGAAGCAGTGGATCACGCAGCCCGCCTCCGGGACCCCCACGCTCGAGAGCATCGCATGCCCGTCGTCGTGCGACTCGCGCAGGTGCACGATCACCGGCAGACCGGTCTCGTGCGCCATCCCAAGCTGCCGCTCGAACGCGGCACGCTGGACGTCGCGAGGCGAGTGGTCGTAGTGGTAGTCCAACCCGAGCTCGCCGAGCGCAACCACATGACCGGACCTGGCCAGCTCGAACAAGTCGGCCTCGAGATCGGCGGCCGCGCTCGCGTTGTGCGGATGCACGCCTGCGACGACGCGCACCTCGGGAACCGCCGCCGCGGCACCGACCGCCCGCAGCCGCTCGGCCGCCTCAGCCCGCCACGCTTCGAGCTCGTCGAACGTGCGACGGTCCTCGCTCAAGTCGACGACGGTCGCGATGAGACCGACACCTGCGAAAGCCGCGTTCGCGAGCGCGCCTGCGGGGTCATCCAGCATGTCGAGGTGCGCGTGCGCGTCTGCGACCGGGGTGCCGAGCGCGAGCGCCGCGTAGTCGATGGGCCGCTCGCCCATCTGTCACTCCTCGTAGATGCGCGGGAACAGCGGCTCGCCCTTCGTCACCGCGAGCCCGGCCGGAAGCCCGCCCCAGGCCGCTTCGGACGCGAGGTCGCGCACCGCCGTGACATCGCCAAGACCGAGGCGCCGCCAGACCTCCGCTGAGGTCTTCGGCATCACCGGTGCGCAGAACAGCGCAGCGATCCGCACCGCTTCGAGCGCGTTGTACAGGATGGCTGCGACGCGCACCTCATCACCGGACTTGGCAGCGTTCCATGGCGCCTGCGTCTCGATATAGCGGTTCGCGGCCTTGATGAGGTCCCACGTCGCCTCGAGCGCGGCCGCGTAGTCGAGCCGCTGCATCGCCGCTTCGTAGCGGCCTGGAAGCGCGCCGGCGATCGCGGGGAGCTCAGATTCGGCCTCCTCCGTATGCTCGGGAGCGGCCGGCGTGCGGCCACCGAGATACTTCTCGGTCATGTTCAGTAGGCGAGAAACGAGGTTGCCCCAGTCGTTGGCGAGGTCGCCGTTGTACCGCTGCACCATGGACTCCATCGAGATGGATCCGTCCTGGCCGAACACCACGTCGCGCAAGAAGTAGTACCGGTACGCGTCGACGCCGAACTTCTCCACAAGCGAGGCGGGCGTCTGCACGTTGCCCTTCGACTTGCTCATCTTCTCGCCCTTGGCGAGCAGGAAGCCGTGCGCGAACACCGTCTTGGGCGGCTCGATGCCTGCAGCCATGAGCATCGCGGGCCAGATGACGCAGTGGAAGCGGATGATGTCCTTGCCCACGAAGTGGTAGTCGGCAGGCCAGAACCGCTCGAACTTCGCGCGGTCGTCGCTCCCGTAGCCGAGCGCGGTGATGTAGTTGAGAAGCGCGTCGATCCACACGTACGTCACGTGGTCCGGCGCGAAGGGCAGCGGAACACCCCACGAGAACGTCGTGCGGGAGATGGAGAGGTCCTTGAGCCCGCCTTTCACGAAGGAGACGACCTCGTTGCGCCGGGTCTCCGGCTGTATGAACGGCCGGCCCTCGGCCTCGCGCCGCTCGTAGAACTCGAGCAGACGCTCTTGGTAGGCGGAAAGCCGGAAGAACCAGTTGTCCTCGCGCACGAACTGCACATCGCGCCCGCACTGGGGGCACTTCCCGTCGACGAGCTCCTCCTCGCTCCAGTAGGTCTCGTCTGGAACGCAGTACCAGCCTTCGTAGTGCCCCTGGTAGATCTCGCCGCGCCGGTACAGTTCCTGCCAGAACGCCTGCACGCCGCGCGTGTGCC
The Parvivirga hydrogeniphila genome window above contains:
- a CDS encoding TatD family hydrolase, yielding MGERPIDYAALALGTPVADAHAHLDMLDDPAGALANAAFAGVGLIATVVDLSEDRRTFDELEAWRAEAAERLRAVGAAAAVPEVRVVAGVHPHNASAAADLEADLFELARSGHVVALGELGLDYHYDHSPRDVQRAAFERQLGMAHETGLPVIVHLRESHDDGHAMLSSVGVPEAGCVIHCFTEDVATAERFLELGCWISFAGVTTFKKADKVREAAAVVPVERLLVETDCPFLAPEPFRGRTNEPALVTQVVRVVAAARGVQPEAVANAVYANAARLFKAEGAS
- the metG gene encoding methionine--tRNA ligase translates to MDTKPSFYITTPIYYVNAEPHLGTAYTTIAADALARYRRMTGHEVFFLTGLDEHGQKIAQAAQAAGMDPQSWVDSIAPKFLDTWRMLEISNDDFIRTTEPRHTRGVQAFWQELYRRGEIYQGHYEGWYCVPDETYWSEEELVDGKCPQCGRDVQFVREDNWFFRLSAYQERLLEFYERREAEGRPFIQPETRRNEVVSFVKGGLKDLSISRTTFSWGVPLPFAPDHVTYVWIDALLNYITALGYGSDDRAKFERFWPADYHFVGKDIIRFHCVIWPAMLMAAGIEPPKTVFAHGFLLAKGEKMSKSKGNVQTPASLVEKFGVDAYRYYFLRDVVFGQDGSISMESMVQRYNGDLANDWGNLVSRLLNMTEKYLGGRTPAAPEHTEEAESELPAIAGALPGRYEAAMQRLDYAAALEATWDLIKAANRYIETQAPWNAAKSGDEVRVAAILYNALEAVRIAALFCAPVMPKTSAEVWRRLGLGDVTAVRDLASEAAWGGLPAGLAVTKGEPLFPRIYEE
- a CDS encoding flavodoxin family protein, with translation MSAPVLIGLAGSPRAGGNSDRLLDAFLEAAASSGLATERIAARDLRFAYCDGCGACAFTGACVHEDDASDLLARIARADAFVIASPVYFAGVPAVLKGVLDRMQPCWAKTYRLGQPRSPKRPGGFLLVGAGGDPFGTQGAEATLASVLQVCGFAVEVRERFIGLDAPDDLGHAPEMVERARAAGRALAARVLRGTAGTA